A portion of the Jaculus jaculus isolate mJacJac1 chromosome 5, mJacJac1.mat.Y.cur, whole genome shotgun sequence genome contains these proteins:
- the Camk2n1 gene encoding calcium/calmodulin-dependent protein kinase II inhibitor 1 translates to MSEVLPYGDEKLSPYGDGGDVGQIFSCRLQDTNNFFGAGQNKRPPKLGQIGRSKRVVIEDDRIDDVLKNMTDKAPPGV, encoded by the exons ATGTCGGAGGTGCTGCCCTACGGCGACGAGAAGCTGAGCCCCTACGGCGACGGCGGCGACGTGGGCCAGATCTTCTCGTGCCGCCTGCAGGACACCAACAACTTCTTCGGCGCCGGGCAGAACAAGCGGCCGCCCAAGCTGGGCCAGATCGGTCGGAGCAAGCGGG tTGTTATTGAAGATGATAGGATTGATGACGTGCTGAAAAACATGACCGACAAGGCACCTCCTGGTGTCTAA